GCGGGTTGCGCTGTCTGTATCCGAATAAATCCAGCTCGCATTCGTCCAGCAGGAAACGGCTCCCGGTTCCCGTGTACGGAGACGCATCGGCCCAGCACGGGACGCGAGATGGCTCCTCGTGCTCATAAGGCGGCAGGTCTGGCCTCCGAGGGAGGCTGGACTATCAGCGCGCTCAGGCCGAGCAGCCTCTCGCTGCCCGGCAGTGCCTGGCAGTCGCCCGCCTCTGCCTGTGCTTCGGGAACCCGCCGGGCCGAGTCCGTCCGGGGCGAAAACTGAAAGCAAATTCCACGGCAGATGAAGCTCGAACTTTCTACGAAGCAAGTTTGCAGCAAAGATTCGGTGGTACCTTTGAGAGGACAGCGCGCGCAAAGTGGGGCGGTGGGCGAAGAGGGCACCGAATGTCTGAGCTTGGTCCGCGGCGAAACGAGAGGGAAGGCGCCTCCCCTTCATTTCTCGCCAACTCCTCGGCCTCTGTCCGTAAAAATAGTTTCCAAGGTGCCGCGGACTCCCAGGATGTGGTTGTGGGAATCGCACCAGGGAGGAGGCGGCTTTGTaaaagttgcagaaaaagctttaccCAGAAGCGTGCGTCCAGCCGGGCTCAAGAAAGCTTGGGACCAACTCGCCTTGCCCCGGGCAGAGGAGCCCCCTGGAGAGCCCCCTGCCCAGACCTCTCCCCTCACCTCGAAACCGCACGTAAATAACCTCCCGCTGCCTGCCCCGCAAACTTCTCCGCGCGGCGCCGCGCTTGGCGGGCGAGGCCCGGACGCAGAGCCGGCCCGCAAGGCCGCTTGTCGGCCCACTCAACCCAGGCTTGATACAGGCTTGCGCGGATGTGAGAGGATGAGTGTGGTTCCGGCTCCCACTTGGCTGCCCAGACCATCACCGCCGGCCTCTCAGAGCAAGAGCTCCCCTCGGGAGCGGTGGTCTTGGGGGGCTGACGAGGGCGCAAAAGGCGCGCGCGGGGCCGCGGGGGGGGCGGCCGCCGGTCTCTCCACGGGGCCTGTCGCCGGGCCGGCCGCGGCGGGTGAGTGATGAGGGCAGAGAAGGGCGCCCATAAATCGCGGGTGTCAGGGCGAAAAACTCTCTTTATTGTCTGCGTGATGGATGGGCCCGGGGACGAGACACCAAATACTTCGTATCGCCTTTAAATGGGAACACATTTTCCGCGGCCATAAttcatgttttttaaatagaaagtttGAAATGTTGCCTATATTTCACCGGCCCTGACATATTTATGAATCGCTCCCTGCATGCAAATATCATTATTTAAAGCGCCGGGGAGAGCTcgagggagggaggaggcgcGGCCCCCGGGGCGTGGGGGTGGTGAACTGGGGAAACGCGAATGGAGAGGGGGGATAGGCGCCCTAAAGTGCGGACAATGAGGCGCGGAGGAAAGCCGTATCCGGCAGCCCAGCGCACCGGGGGCTCCCCTCCCACCGCCGGACCCCTCACAGCCGCTCGGGGAAGTTTGTGCGGTTTGGGGGTCCCAC
This window of the Orcinus orca chromosome 14, mOrcOrc1.1, whole genome shotgun sequence genome carries:
- the LOC125961094 gene encoding putative uncharacterized protein encoded by ZNF503-AS2, whose amino-acid sequence is MVVLGALGSLEPACTRAGAGAGPGDPVSTRAQPALSPVGAEVGSGTCPRRARPLLSHHPIPLSLIFVSVSHSEQVPRTFWGIDIISLAAGCAVCIRINPARIRPAGNGSRFPCTETHRPSTGREMAPRAHKAAGLASEGGWTISALRPSSLSLPGSAWQSPASACASGTRRAESVRGEN